From a single Rhodococcus qingshengii JCM 15477 genomic region:
- the dcd gene encoding dCTP deaminase: MLLSDRDIRAEISVGRLGIDPFDDSMVQPSSVDVRLDGLFRVFNNTRYTHIDPALRQDELTSLVEPAEGEPFVLHPGEFVLGSTLEVCSLPNDLAGRLEGKSSLGRLGLLTHSTAGFIDPGFSGHITLELSNVANLPITLWPGMKIGQLCLLKLSSAAEFPYGSSEAGSKYQGQRGPTPSKAYLNFNRG; this comes from the coding sequence GTGCTGCTCTCCGATCGTGACATCCGTGCCGAAATCTCCGTTGGACGTCTGGGTATCGACCCTTTCGACGACTCCATGGTGCAACCGTCGAGCGTCGACGTCCGACTGGACGGTCTGTTTCGGGTGTTCAACAATACGCGGTACACGCACATCGACCCGGCACTGCGCCAGGACGAGCTGACCAGCCTGGTCGAACCGGCAGAGGGCGAGCCGTTTGTACTGCATCCCGGCGAGTTCGTTCTCGGTTCGACTCTCGAAGTGTGCTCGCTGCCGAACGACCTGGCCGGGCGCCTCGAAGGTAAGTCGAGCCTCGGGCGCCTGGGCCTTTTGACGCACTCCACCGCCGGTTTCATCGACCCGGGTTTCAGCGGCCACATCACACTGGAGCTGTCCAACGTCGCAAACCTGCCGATCACGCTCTGGCCGGGAATGAAGATCGGACAGCTCTGCCTGCTCAAGCTCTCGAGCGCTGCAGAGTTCCCCTACGGAAGCTCCGAGGCCGGATCCAAATACCAGGGCCAGCGCGGCCCGACACCGTCGAAGGCGTACCTGAACTTCAACCGCGGCTGA
- a CDS encoding class F sortase — MKDENSVMAPRTRRAITALALTVSVLVTVVGCAGGQSDSGNSQPNSSPRQDTTSAPRATDSALPEGAPVTADHRPARLEIPSIGVDTDIIDLGLDTDGALEVPPDGKDAGWYTGAPAPGEVGPAIIAGHVDWQGTDGVFFDLRNLETGADIIVTREDGSRAVFTATSVEHFPKEDFPTDVVYGDIDHPGLRIITCGGSFDETARSYNDNIIAFADLA; from the coding sequence ATGAAAGACGAAAACTCCGTGATGGCTCCGCGAACTCGCCGAGCCATCACGGCTCTCGCCCTTACTGTTTCAGTACTCGTAACGGTGGTCGGATGCGCCGGTGGACAATCCGACAGCGGAAATTCACAACCAAACTCGTCGCCTCGACAAGACACCACATCCGCGCCACGCGCCACTGACTCTGCACTGCCCGAAGGGGCGCCGGTAACTGCTGACCACCGCCCCGCGCGCCTCGAAATCCCGTCCATCGGCGTCGACACCGACATCATCGATCTCGGACTCGATACCGATGGAGCACTCGAGGTCCCACCGGATGGGAAGGACGCAGGGTGGTACACCGGCGCTCCCGCCCCCGGTGAGGTCGGACCGGCAATCATCGCCGGCCACGTCGACTGGCAAGGCACCGACGGGGTCTTCTTCGATCTGCGGAATCTCGAAACCGGAGCCGACATCATCGTCACCCGCGAAGACGGAAGTCGCGCAGTGTTCACCGCTACCAGTGTCGAACACTTCCCCAAAGAGGACTTTCCCACCGACGTTGTATACGGCGACATCGACCACCCCGGACTCCGGATCATCACGTGCGGTGGATCCTTCGACGAAACCGCACGCAGTTACAACGACAACATCATCGCATTCGCCGACCTGGCCTAA
- a CDS encoding Hsp20/alpha crystallin family protein, with protein MLRFDPFTDIDAITKSLLATGTGSSRSPRFMPMDLYKIDDHYVLHADLPGVDPGSVDVQVDGSTLTLTAHRSAISEEGVTWLAGERFTGTYRRQLSISEDIDSERIVASYDNGVLTVTLPIAEKAKPRRIEISSGPPSRTANSEVKTQGQIEA; from the coding sequence GTGCTTCGTTTCGATCCTTTCACCGACATCGACGCGATCACCAAGTCCCTGCTTGCCACCGGAACCGGCAGCAGCCGAAGTCCACGCTTCATGCCGATGGACCTCTACAAGATCGATGACCACTACGTCCTTCACGCCGATCTTCCCGGCGTCGACCCAGGATCAGTGGACGTACAGGTAGACGGCTCGACCCTCACCCTGACCGCGCACCGCAGCGCCATTTCCGAAGAGGGAGTGACGTGGCTGGCCGGTGAGCGTTTCACAGGAACATACAGAAGGCAGCTGTCCATCAGTGAGGACATCGATTCCGAACGGATCGTCGCCTCATACGACAACGGCGTGTTGACCGTGACCTTACCGATCGCAGAGAAGGCGAAACCGCGGCGGATCGAAATCTCGTCGGGACCGCCGTCCCGCACCGCAAACTCCGAGGTGAAAACCCAAGGACAGATCGAAGCCTGA
- a CDS encoding FBP domain-containing protein, with product MIILTDTSIRSSLVNASRKEKSDLTLPDGFGTIDFDALDYLGWRDPKMGRRAYAIVPTLDGETIGVLLVQAEATPRSRAQCSWCRDTRLPNEVVFYGAKLAGPAGRRGSTVGTLICRDFQCSSNVRNDPPLPYAGYDAAAARQNRKDELVLRASSFVERVARQ from the coding sequence ATGATCATTTTGACCGATACATCTATTCGTTCCAGCCTCGTCAACGCGAGTCGTAAGGAGAAGTCCGATCTCACCCTGCCGGACGGCTTCGGCACCATCGACTTCGACGCTCTCGACTACCTGGGCTGGCGAGATCCGAAAATGGGCCGACGCGCCTACGCGATCGTCCCGACACTCGACGGGGAGACCATCGGAGTCTTGCTCGTTCAAGCCGAGGCCACTCCGCGATCGCGCGCCCAGTGCTCCTGGTGCCGCGACACGCGACTCCCCAACGAGGTCGTCTTCTACGGCGCCAAGTTGGCCGGGCCCGCCGGTCGACGTGGCAGCACGGTCGGAACACTGATCTGCCGAGACTTCCAGTGCTCGTCCAATGTTCGTAACGACCCCCCGCTCCCGTATGCCGGCTACGATGCCGCCGCTGCGCGCCAGAACCGGAAAGATGAACTGGTGCTGCGGGCTTCGAGTTTTGTCGAGCGGGTGGCTCGGCAGTAG
- a CDS encoding IclR family transcriptional regulator, translating into MVGRPRDLGGHEPRAVQRALALLESAARLGSGATAKDIAALADIPPATAYRLLNILVADGYLVRIADLSGFALGRRTRELAGAAAEPTPIDNSVLLEELREQLRFGVYLASFAENRIRLVDRDPDHELSGERTLVTAVHASAIGKLLLANRPELAEAPLRKVTAHTITDGDALELELSRIRRGEAAREVDEIRVGRSAVAVPIHDAERCVVGALAAIGPTGRLSVDDADLVALLREYAERIVAPTMSKAS; encoded by the coding sequence ATGGTGGGCCGACCACGCGACCTCGGTGGGCACGAACCCCGAGCGGTTCAGCGCGCCCTTGCCCTCCTCGAGTCGGCGGCCAGGCTCGGATCGGGAGCCACCGCCAAGGACATTGCCGCCCTGGCCGACATCCCACCTGCCACTGCCTATCGGTTACTCAACATCCTTGTCGCCGACGGTTACCTGGTTCGGATCGCCGACCTCTCCGGCTTCGCACTAGGCCGACGCACCCGTGAATTAGCCGGGGCTGCCGCCGAACCCACACCCATCGACAATTCGGTGCTCCTCGAAGAACTCCGCGAACAGCTACGGTTCGGCGTCTACCTCGCGTCGTTTGCAGAAAACAGAATTCGGCTCGTCGATCGCGATCCCGACCACGAACTCAGTGGCGAACGGACACTGGTCACAGCCGTTCACGCGTCGGCTATCGGGAAGCTGCTCCTCGCCAACCGACCCGAATTGGCCGAGGCCCCACTGCGAAAGGTCACCGCACACACCATCACCGACGGCGACGCGTTGGAACTCGAGCTCTCGCGGATCCGGCGCGGTGAGGCCGCCCGTGAGGTCGACGAGATTCGTGTCGGACGCTCCGCCGTCGCCGTCCCGATCCACGACGCGGAAAGGTGTGTCGTCGGTGCCTTGGCTGCGATAGGTCCGACCGGCAGACTTTCCGTCGACGACGCAGACCTGGTGGCACTGCTGCGGGAGTACGCGGAACGCATCGTTGCACCGACGATGTCGAAGGCAAGCTGA
- a CDS encoding pentapeptide repeat-containing protein: MNRSAITSLRRRWSDEGVDNLRAQLLDQSRIVKPPHTLVSPWAETDDGLIDVRGLTAGSAELDIRYLTLERIDLSFARGPISVFESELFDCRFDFVALTGQPRFNRRFERCSFRGATLSRLALGPRVVDCDFTGAKARGLRSVPNTVFERCAFDDTDLTGAQFADTSFVECTFGGARFSAATSFVRCSFTRTAVEFSEAQVSRTTCDGTAIPDQWEGEADSAVALERYAGRYARALGVGDTEGMALDPEMDDS, from the coding sequence GTGAACCGGTCCGCGATCACCTCCCTACGTCGACGTTGGTCAGATGAGGGCGTCGATAATTTACGGGCGCAGCTGCTCGATCAGTCGCGGATCGTCAAGCCGCCCCACACTCTCGTCTCCCCATGGGCGGAGACCGATGACGGGCTGATCGATGTGCGTGGCCTGACAGCGGGTAGCGCTGAATTGGACATCCGGTATCTCACGTTGGAACGGATTGATCTGAGTTTCGCTCGAGGTCCGATCTCCGTCTTCGAATCCGAATTATTCGACTGCCGTTTCGATTTCGTGGCACTGACCGGACAGCCCCGTTTCAATCGCCGATTCGAACGGTGCAGTTTCCGGGGTGCGACGCTCTCTCGTCTGGCGCTCGGACCGAGGGTCGTCGATTGCGATTTCACTGGAGCCAAAGCACGCGGGCTCCGCTCCGTGCCCAATACTGTGTTCGAACGATGCGCATTCGACGACACAGACCTGACTGGTGCGCAGTTCGCCGATACCTCATTCGTGGAGTGCACTTTCGGCGGCGCACGATTCTCGGCGGCCACGAGTTTTGTGCGGTGTTCCTTCACCCGGACCGCTGTCGAGTTCTCCGAGGCGCAAGTGTCGCGAACAACGTGTGACGGCACCGCGATTCCGGATCAATGGGAAGGTGAGGCCGATTCAGCAGTCGCACTGGAGCGGTATGCCGGTCGATATGCCCGAGCACTTGGCGTGGGGGATACAGAGGGTATGGCCCTCGATCCTGAAATGGATGATTCGTAA
- a CDS encoding ABC transporter ATP-binding protein, with translation MNASTTTTEPRVRRFDETELVASMRSVDRKYGDVDALADVSFEISRNKIYGLLGRNGAGKTTIMQILTGQDLHTSGDVEVFGAAPFENADVLANVCFVKESQTYPEDLKVKHVFVAAGHLLPNWDHAFAETLLDDFQLPLCRKVKKLSRGMRSALGVIIGLASRAPLTLFDEPYLGLDAVARQLFYDRLLADYAEHPRTVVLSTHLIDEVANLLEHVIVVDSGRIVVDADADALRSRAVVVSGPIDAVDAVAASGRVLRRETLGAHSRIMLQADVTETERNRLREAGVQVEPASLQELVIATSTQRKEITV, from the coding sequence ATGAACGCAAGCACGACAACGACCGAGCCCCGAGTCAGGCGTTTCGACGAGACCGAACTCGTCGCCTCGATGCGTTCGGTGGACAGAAAGTACGGGGATGTCGACGCGCTCGCGGACGTCTCGTTCGAGATCAGCCGCAACAAGATCTACGGCCTACTCGGCCGTAACGGCGCAGGCAAGACGACGATCATGCAGATACTGACCGGGCAGGACCTGCACACCAGCGGCGACGTCGAAGTTTTCGGGGCCGCCCCTTTCGAGAATGCCGACGTCCTGGCGAACGTGTGCTTCGTCAAGGAAAGCCAGACGTACCCCGAAGATCTCAAGGTCAAGCACGTATTCGTCGCCGCCGGCCATCTACTCCCGAATTGGGACCACGCGTTCGCCGAGACACTGCTCGACGACTTCCAACTTCCCTTGTGCCGCAAGGTGAAGAAGCTTTCACGCGGCATGCGGTCGGCATTGGGGGTGATCATCGGACTCGCCTCCCGCGCGCCCCTGACGCTTTTCGACGAGCCGTATCTCGGTCTCGATGCCGTTGCACGCCAACTGTTCTACGATCGACTGCTTGCCGACTACGCCGAACATCCTCGCACTGTAGTGCTTTCGACTCACCTGATCGACGAGGTAGCCAATCTGCTCGAGCACGTGATTGTCGTAGACAGCGGCCGGATTGTCGTCGACGCAGACGCGGATGCACTGCGTAGCCGCGCCGTGGTGGTATCCGGTCCCATTGATGCGGTGGATGCCGTTGCTGCGTCCGGCAGGGTCCTGCGCCGGGAGACACTGGGCGCCCACAGCCGAATCATGTTGCAGGCCGATGTGACAGAGACCGAGCGAAACCGACTGCGGGAGGCTGGAGTCCAAGTGGAACCGGCATCTTTGCAGGAACTTGTCATCGCGACTTCGACGCAGCGCAAGGAGATCACCGTATGA
- a CDS encoding alkane 1-monooxygenase: MTDTDDIRASAEAGVDAPAWRDRKRYWWPLGLLIPLSPFLSWLLVEYLHLGLFWATGAWILILVIPIVDVAVGADGRSPPDNVIAALQDDRYYRWCTYLFVPLQYAGLVFAAWCWAHAPMATGEKIALAMTVGVVAGVGINAAHELGHKSSRLERRLAKIVLAQSFYGHFYIEHNHGHHVNVATPRDPASARFGESFWIFLPRSVFGGLKSGWRIESARLRRQGSPALSPRNNILQAWSLSAALFGTLITLFGWQILPWLLLQALAGITFLEAANYLEHYGLLRARRQDGSFVKARPEDSWNSDHLLSNLFLYQLQRHSDHHANPRLRYQSLRSAPTAPQLPAGYAVMIVCAAVPPLWRRMMDHRVLGYYNGNVELIHTKATI, encoded by the coding sequence ATGACAGACACCGACGACATTCGAGCGAGCGCCGAAGCAGGTGTCGACGCTCCTGCATGGCGGGATCGGAAGCGTTACTGGTGGCCGTTGGGATTGCTGATCCCGCTGAGTCCCTTCCTGTCCTGGCTGCTGGTCGAATATTTGCACCTCGGCCTGTTCTGGGCGACCGGTGCCTGGATCCTGATTCTCGTCATCCCGATCGTCGACGTCGCAGTCGGCGCAGATGGCCGCAGCCCACCCGACAACGTGATCGCGGCATTGCAGGACGACCGCTACTACCGCTGGTGTACCTACCTGTTCGTGCCACTTCAATACGCTGGCCTCGTCTTCGCCGCATGGTGTTGGGCGCACGCCCCGATGGCAACCGGAGAGAAGATCGCACTGGCGATGACCGTCGGCGTCGTTGCGGGCGTCGGTATCAATGCCGCACACGAACTAGGCCACAAGAGCAGCCGCCTCGAGCGGCGGTTGGCGAAAATTGTGCTCGCTCAATCGTTCTACGGGCACTTCTACATCGAGCACAATCACGGTCACCACGTCAACGTTGCGACGCCGCGCGATCCCGCCAGTGCTCGTTTCGGGGAATCGTTCTGGATATTCCTGCCCCGCAGCGTATTCGGAGGTCTGAAATCGGGCTGGCGGATCGAATCAGCACGCCTGCGCCGGCAGGGTTCACCCGCACTGTCGCCTCGAAACAACATCTTGCAGGCATGGTCGCTGAGCGCCGCACTGTTCGGGACGTTGATCACCTTATTCGGGTGGCAGATACTGCCCTGGCTGCTCCTGCAAGCCTTGGCCGGGATCACGTTCCTCGAGGCCGCAAACTACCTCGAACACTACGGATTGCTCCGTGCGCGAAGACAAGACGGCAGCTTTGTCAAAGCCCGGCCCGAAGACAGTTGGAACAGTGATCATCTCTTGTCCAATTTGTTCCTGTACCAATTACAACGACACAGTGACCATCACGCGAATCCGCGTCTGCGCTACCAATCTCTGCGCAGCGCTCCAACCGCTCCGCAACTCCCTGCCGGATACGCGGTGATGATCGTCTGCGCTGCCGTACCACCACTGTGGCGGCGGATGATGGATCACCGTGTCCTCGGCTACTACAACGGCAACGTCGAGCTCATTCACACCAAGGCGACGATATGA
- a CDS encoding wax ester/triacylglycerol synthase domain-containing protein — protein sequence MVDTTPDVPISPVDAASFQLGVHVQPYLVTIAGLLAPGGFVDRDGRPDLVRLHRTLAAHIAQEPLLRQRPIMRNGSWWWTENDIDFDLHLSLDERGPTEPDFESVCGRLVMQPLDTTRPLWHIAFVPAARPGLCGIVIRVHHAVLDGARASDLFERLFASPDSKSTDPGAPVPNIPPKAAGSLDLLRFRIGTFLHRPIRSRVLLGAIGPTRSISSVNVRTSLIEHAAQQAGGTLNDAYLVAVGGGLRFILQECGEPIPKSIAVSVPVAVTAIGSARNAVGFMIIDLPLRETDPQRTVAIVAKQTAAAKPSARAAGTTFRSPRIAGVFDKLAKRQHMIGAVVSNVHGPRGPLTLDGAALVELWPLGPLAGNVRVGFTAASYNDTFWIGIQADAEHLPPASKIARAVERTLDEIAGTAH from the coding sequence ATGGTCGACACCACACCCGATGTGCCGATATCACCCGTCGACGCTGCGAGCTTCCAGCTCGGTGTGCACGTCCAGCCCTACCTGGTCACTATTGCCGGACTGCTCGCTCCTGGCGGCTTCGTCGATCGAGACGGTCGACCTGATCTAGTGCGACTTCACCGCACTCTCGCCGCTCACATCGCGCAGGAGCCGTTACTGCGGCAGCGACCGATCATGCGGAACGGGTCATGGTGGTGGACGGAAAACGACATCGACTTCGACCTCCATCTCTCGCTTGACGAACGCGGGCCTACAGAACCCGACTTCGAATCCGTCTGTGGTCGACTCGTGATGCAACCCCTCGACACCACCCGACCGTTGTGGCACATCGCCTTCGTTCCTGCAGCTCGACCGGGTCTGTGCGGCATTGTCATCCGAGTGCATCACGCGGTTCTCGACGGCGCCAGAGCCAGCGACCTTTTCGAGCGCTTGTTCGCCTCACCTGATTCGAAAAGTACCGACCCGGGCGCTCCCGTGCCGAACATCCCTCCGAAGGCCGCCGGTTCCCTCGACCTCCTCCGATTTCGAATCGGTACTTTCCTGCACCGGCCAATCCGATCACGGGTGTTGCTGGGCGCCATTGGTCCCACGAGATCGATCTCGTCCGTCAACGTCCGCACCTCTCTGATCGAGCATGCCGCGCAGCAAGCGGGAGGCACTTTGAACGATGCCTATCTCGTTGCGGTGGGCGGCGGACTGCGATTCATCCTCCAAGAATGCGGCGAGCCCATCCCCAAGTCGATTGCGGTATCGGTACCCGTCGCAGTCACAGCGATCGGTAGCGCACGCAATGCCGTCGGGTTCATGATCATCGACCTTCCACTTCGTGAAACCGACCCACAACGCACAGTCGCGATCGTCGCGAAGCAAACCGCTGCGGCCAAACCTTCCGCACGCGCTGCGGGAACAACCTTTCGGTCACCGCGTATCGCCGGCGTTTTCGACAAGCTCGCAAAGCGGCAGCACATGATCGGTGCAGTCGTGTCCAACGTCCATGGACCGCGCGGCCCGCTCACGCTCGACGGGGCAGCGCTAGTCGAACTCTGGCCTCTGGGCCCGTTGGCGGGCAATGTCCGCGTCGGCTTCACCGCAGCGTCCTACAACGACACATTCTGGATCGGAATCCAGGCCGATGCCGAGCATCTCCCACCTGCAAGCAAGATCGCCCGAGCCGTCGAACGGACTCTCGACGAAATAGCCGGCACTGCACACTGA
- a CDS encoding GntR family transcriptional regulator, translating into MIDDGRPLFQQIAEQIEGSIIDGSLPEDGQVPSTNELAAFHRINPATAAKGLNQLVGEGILYKKRGIGMFVTVGARDALRFRRREAFARQYIEPLVAEADRLQISLGELKSMLDDRKADR; encoded by the coding sequence GTGATCGACGACGGACGACCACTGTTCCAGCAGATCGCCGAGCAGATCGAAGGCTCGATCATCGACGGCTCCCTGCCGGAAGACGGGCAGGTGCCCTCAACCAACGAACTGGCGGCGTTCCACCGAATCAATCCGGCGACTGCAGCCAAGGGCCTCAATCAGCTCGTAGGCGAGGGGATCCTCTACAAGAAACGGGGAATCGGAATGTTCGTCACGGTCGGTGCCCGCGACGCACTCAGGTTCAGACGCCGAGAAGCGTTCGCGCGCCAGTACATCGAGCCGCTGGTCGCGGAGGCCGACCGGCTCCAGATTTCCCTCGGCGAACTCAAATCCATGCTGGACGACAGGAAGGCGGACCGATGA
- a CDS encoding ice-binding family protein translates to MTAPTATRRSRFFQFSGIATISVFSVGLLVLPAGTAGAEATAVGLGTAEPFAVLAGAGITNTGPTTLGGDIGTYPTPTITGVSDLTITGTNHGGDAVSQGAKPDVLTAYNTLAGQGPTQPTGDDLTGRTLVSGVYNSGSSIALSGTVTLDAQGDPDAVFVFQAGSTLITSSSSTVALINGTQACNVFWQVGSSATLGTNSVFRGNLLALTDITATTEATVEGRLLAINGAVTLDTNTVTIPTCAPPVTTTTTTPTTTTTTVPPDTATTTTTTVVPPVVTTTTTVVPPEVTTTTTVVPPEVTTTTTGTPVEATTTTPGPNGTTTTTVDVPPIITTSRNIPSIPEIPGLPPLPGIPPTVPGTVTVPSRVPTTSASRTGTPTTQPVGPGSPNVRAPQVQQVPRGSVDTGDGSTQSQRDGQSSGGWIALLVGFFSVVAMSALVVRRTSR, encoded by the coding sequence ATGACAGCACCCACCGCAACACGACGCTCGCGGTTCTTTCAATTCTCGGGTATTGCAACGATTTCCGTTTTCTCCGTCGGCCTTCTCGTCTTGCCGGCCGGCACTGCCGGCGCGGAAGCGACTGCTGTCGGACTCGGCACCGCTGAGCCCTTTGCAGTCCTTGCCGGAGCAGGAATCACCAACACCGGACCGACAACCCTCGGCGGCGATATCGGCACGTATCCGACTCCAACCATCACCGGTGTATCGGACCTGACGATTACCGGCACCAATCATGGTGGCGACGCGGTATCGCAGGGAGCGAAACCCGACGTGTTGACTGCCTACAATACTCTTGCCGGTCAGGGACCCACACAACCGACGGGAGACGACTTGACCGGTCGGACATTGGTTTCGGGTGTCTACAACTCCGGTTCGTCGATCGCACTGTCGGGAACCGTCACCCTCGACGCGCAAGGTGACCCCGATGCAGTCTTCGTCTTCCAAGCGGGATCAACGCTGATCACATCGTCGTCCAGCACCGTTGCACTGATCAACGGAACGCAGGCGTGCAATGTTTTCTGGCAGGTTGGAAGTTCCGCCACCCTCGGCACCAACTCCGTCTTCCGAGGAAACCTGTTGGCGCTGACAGACATTACTGCCACAACCGAGGCAACCGTCGAGGGTCGACTGTTGGCGATCAATGGCGCGGTCACTCTCGATACGAACACCGTTACGATCCCGACCTGTGCGCCTCCTGTCACGACTACGACTACGACCCCGACCACTACGACGACTACGGTCCCGCCTGACACCGCGACAACTACCACCACGACTGTGGTCCCGCCGGTGGTGACTACAACCACGACGGTCGTCCCGCCGGAGGTGACTACAACCACGACGGTCGTCCCGCCGGAGGTGACTACAACCACGACTGGTACACCGGTGGAAGCGACGACCACCACACCAGGGCCGAACGGCACGACTACAACCACTGTGGACGTACCGCCGATCATCACGACCAGCCGAAACATTCCGTCCATACCCGAGATTCCCGGTCTCCCACCACTGCCGGGAATACCTCCCACCGTTCCCGGGACGGTAACCGTCCCGTCTCGTGTGCCGACGACGTCAGCTTCTCGAACGGGTACCCCGACCACTCAACCGGTAGGCCCGGGATCCCCGAATGTTCGAGCCCCTCAGGTGCAGCAGGTACCACGAGGGTCGGTCGACACCGGTGACGGAAGCACACAATCCCAACGCGACGGACAGTCCAGTGGAGGGTGGATCGCCCTGCTAGTCGGCTTCTTCAGCGTCGTGGCTATGTCGGCCCTCGTCGTCCGTCGGACAAGTCGATAG
- a CDS encoding MBL fold metallo-hydrolase: MFTPAEFGKVSVLVPANGGAVPYGNTVVVHGSESTLVIDPSLSLDRDPVGADLVFVSHGHEDHIAGLRHFDTPAYAHHLDAPAVASLDTMLTNYGLPPNERVEVQQSIATQYGIPPTHEDVSGIAGGHVFDLGDRTATVIHLPGHTRGHCGVLVEPDGFFYVADIDLTSFGPMYGDLGSSVNDFLDSIDHVATIDARWYGTFHQKGVVEGSDEFRRRLSAYRDKLLSREDRLIQFLGEPKLLEDIVAHRLVYRPHVSAPYVDAVERRTAQLHLERLIASGAVTVDEDKVFRRTL, translated from the coding sequence ATGTTCACACCTGCAGAATTCGGCAAGGTCTCGGTACTGGTTCCTGCGAACGGTGGTGCCGTCCCCTACGGGAACACCGTGGTAGTGCACGGATCTGAAAGCACGCTCGTGATCGACCCTTCGCTCTCCCTCGACCGCGATCCCGTCGGCGCAGACCTCGTATTCGTCAGCCACGGGCACGAGGACCACATCGCCGGACTACGCCATTTCGACACCCCGGCCTATGCGCACCATCTCGACGCACCCGCAGTCGCATCCCTCGACACGATGCTCACCAATTACGGCCTTCCTCCGAACGAACGAGTCGAGGTCCAGCAGTCGATTGCTACGCAATACGGCATACCCCCGACCCACGAGGACGTGTCGGGGATCGCGGGCGGCCACGTCTTCGACCTCGGCGACCGCACTGCGACAGTCATTCATTTGCCAGGGCACACCCGCGGACACTGCGGGGTCCTCGTCGAACCAGACGGCTTCTTCTACGTTGCCGACATCGACCTCACCTCCTTCGGCCCGATGTACGGCGACCTGGGTAGCAGCGTCAACGACTTCCTCGACTCCATCGACCACGTCGCAACGATCGACGCACGCTGGTACGGAACATTCCATCAGAAGGGCGTGGTCGAGGGCAGCGACGAGTTCCGTCGCCGGTTGTCCGCATACCGCGACAAATTACTGAGCCGCGAGGACCGTCTCATCCAATTCCTCGGCGAACCAAAACTCTTGGAAGATATAGTCGCTCATCGACTCGTCTACCGCCCCCACGTATCGGCCCCGTACGTCGACGCCGTCGAACGACGGACAGCTCAGCTACACCTCGAACGACTCATCGCATCCGGTGCCGTCACAGTCGACGAAGACAAGGTGTTTCGCCGGACCCTCTGA
- a CDS encoding TetR/AcrR family transcriptional regulator C-terminal domain-containing protein translates to MTGHSPDRTKGLIPAADREEPLTRALVLSTALAIIDEEGADGLSMRRLGKALDRNPMTLYRYAANKAALLDGVVETVLEQLVVDPSDRDWRGQLHAVAYGYRRLALAHPNVVPLLVTRPLSTPLGLRPPGTLRYVEAILELLIRAGFTPEDALHIYRAVFGFLNGHILNELQEIVENPEETDDLLRLGLHRLALAEFPRLRSMATIMAHYDGQDELERGLAILLEGLATASPPTRVEG, encoded by the coding sequence ATGACCGGACACTCGCCAGATCGCACTAAGGGTTTGATTCCCGCCGCGGACCGCGAGGAGCCCCTCACCAGGGCGCTCGTACTCTCGACGGCGTTGGCGATCATCGACGAGGAAGGTGCCGACGGCCTCTCCATGCGCCGACTGGGCAAAGCGCTCGACAGAAATCCGATGACTCTCTACAGGTACGCGGCCAACAAGGCGGCCCTGCTGGACGGGGTCGTCGAGACCGTGCTCGAACAACTGGTCGTCGACCCGTCCGATCGCGACTGGAGGGGGCAGCTGCACGCAGTTGCGTACGGGTATCGCCGCCTCGCGCTCGCGCACCCCAACGTGGTTCCTTTGCTGGTCACTCGGCCGCTGTCCACCCCGCTCGGATTGCGTCCTCCCGGGACGTTGCGCTACGTCGAAGCGATTCTCGAACTGCTGATACGGGCCGGTTTCACTCCTGAAGACGCATTACACATCTACCGAGCAGTGTTCGGCTTCCTCAACGGGCACATTCTCAACGAGCTTCAGGAAATAGTCGAAAATCCCGAGGAGACGGACGATCTCTTGCGGCTCGGTCTGCATCGGCTTGCGCTTGCCGAGTTTCCGAGACTGCGGTCGATGGCTACGATCATGGCTCACTACGACGGGCAGGACGAACTCGAGCGCGGTCTGGCAATCCTTCTGGAGGGTCTGGCGACGGCATCTCCTCCGACGAGGGTTGAGGGCTGA